The proteins below are encoded in one region of Paraburkholderia phenazinium:
- a CDS encoding peptidylprolyl isomerase produces the protein MVELHTNHGVIKLELDAEKAPKSVENFLNYVKAGHYDNTVFHRVIDGFMIQGGGFEPGMKQKPTEAPITNEANNGLKNVNGSIAMARTNDPHSATAQFFINVNDNDFLNHSSPTPQGWGYAVFGKVVDGLDIVEKIKKVKTGSKGFHQDVPADDVIIEKAVIVE, from the coding sequence ATGGTCGAACTACACACGAATCACGGCGTCATCAAACTCGAACTGGACGCCGAGAAGGCACCGAAGTCGGTTGAGAACTTCCTCAACTACGTGAAGGCCGGTCACTACGACAACACCGTGTTCCATCGCGTGATCGACGGCTTCATGATTCAGGGCGGCGGTTTCGAACCCGGCATGAAGCAAAAGCCGACCGAAGCGCCGATCACCAACGAAGCGAACAACGGTCTGAAGAACGTCAACGGTTCGATCGCGATGGCGCGCACCAACGATCCGCATTCGGCGACGGCGCAATTCTTCATCAACGTGAACGACAACGACTTTCTGAATCACTCGTCGCCGACGCCGCAAGGCTGGGGTTACGCCGTGTTCGGCAAAGTGGTCGACGGTCTCGACATCGTCGAAAAGATCAAGAAGGTGAAGACGGGTTCGAAGGGCTTCCATCAGGACGTGCCGGCGGACGACGTGATCATCGAGAAAGCGGTCATCGTCGAATAA
- a CDS encoding peptidylprolyl isomerase — protein MKWLMLALGSAALIANAPASAQSATPATHPSVLFKTTDGDIRVELYPEKAPKTVANFLDYVKSGQYSGTIFHRVIPGFMIQGGGFTQSYAEKPTRAPIQLESRNGLKNVVGTIAMARTSDPDSATSQFFINTADNAGLDYPGQDGNGYAVFGKVTSGMDVVKKIEGTPTTTRGPMSDVPQTPIVIESATIVSK, from the coding sequence ATGAAATGGTTGATGCTGGCGCTCGGTAGCGCCGCCCTGATCGCGAACGCACCCGCCTCTGCCCAGTCCGCCACGCCGGCGACGCATCCGTCCGTGCTCTTCAAGACCACTGACGGCGATATCCGCGTCGAGCTGTACCCCGAGAAGGCGCCGAAGACCGTCGCGAACTTCCTCGACTATGTGAAATCCGGCCAGTACAGCGGCACGATTTTCCATCGCGTGATTCCGGGCTTCATGATCCAGGGTGGCGGCTTCACGCAGAGCTATGCAGAAAAGCCAACTCGCGCGCCGATCCAGCTTGAAAGCCGCAACGGCCTGAAGAACGTCGTCGGCACGATCGCCATGGCACGGACCAGCGACCCGGATTCGGCCACCTCGCAATTCTTCATCAACACGGCGGATAACGCCGGCCTCGACTATCCCGGTCAGGACGGCAACGGCTACGCCGTGTTCGGCAAGGTCACCTCCGGCATGGATGTGGTGAAGAAGATCGAAGGCACGCCGACCACGACGCGCGGCCCGATGTCCGACGTACCGCAAACGCCGATCGTGATCGAATCGGCTACGATCGTCAGCAAATAA
- a CDS encoding tetratricopeptide repeat protein, producing MKPSSGRARSAATLAATALCGLAVMLLPGAPAYAQKSPMIPQGAPVRDNTPEIDALIAKQNWNAALTQLDARIAANPRDAQAQFKRATVLAHLNRDDEAINAFIALTQTYPELPEPYNNLAALYAKHGRYSEARAALETATKANPNYGLAYENLGDLYLRLAASAYQRSQDLGQASGPTKQRLADIQKIVSPPKSAAQPVKKVAAPQEDATPVMPNITNSPSFQFGGSNGSLAMPPYMAPSQ from the coding sequence ATGAAACCTTCCAGCGGCCGCGCGCGAAGCGCCGCGACCCTCGCCGCCACGGCCCTGTGCGGCCTCGCCGTCATGCTGCTGCCGGGCGCGCCTGCCTATGCGCAGAAGTCCCCCATGATCCCGCAGGGTGCTCCTGTGCGCGACAACACGCCGGAAATCGACGCGTTGATTGCAAAGCAAAACTGGAACGCCGCGCTCACCCAGCTCGACGCCCGCATCGCCGCCAATCCGCGCGACGCGCAGGCGCAGTTCAAGCGCGCCACGGTGCTGGCTCACCTGAATCGCGACGACGAAGCCATCAACGCCTTCATTGCGCTGACGCAAACTTACCCGGAATTGCCGGAGCCGTATAACAACCTTGCGGCGCTGTACGCGAAGCACGGGCGCTATTCGGAAGCACGCGCGGCACTCGAAACCGCGACCAAGGCGAACCCCAACTACGGTCTCGCCTACGAAAATCTCGGCGACCTGTACCTGCGCCTCGCGGCCTCCGCCTACCAGCGCTCGCAGGACCTGGGCCAGGCAAGCGGGCCGACGAAGCAGCGCCTCGCCGACATCCAGAAGATCGTCTCGCCACCGAAGAGTGCGGCGCAGCCGGTCAAGAAGGTTGCCGCACCGCAAGAGGACGCGACGCCCGTCATGCCGAACATCACGAACTCGCCAAGCTTCCAGTTCGGCGGCTCGAATGGCTCGCTCGCCATGCCGCCTTATATGGCGCCGTCGCAATAA
- the cysS gene encoding cysteine--tRNA ligase: MESLRIYNTLARDKQTFVPLQEGVVRMYVCGMTVYDYCHIGHARVMVVFDIAQRWLRTLGYKVTYVRNITDIDDKIIRRAVENGETIKSLTDRFIAALHEDADALGIERPDLEPRATDYIPQMLDMIGKLEANGYAYQASDGDVNYAVRKFSGYGKLSGKSLEDLRAGERVAANDAKQDPLDFVLWKQAKPEEPVDTGWDSKYGRGRPGWHIECSAMGCTLLGDHFDIHGGGQDLQFPHHENEIAQSEGATGQTFVNYWMHNGYVQIDNEKMSKSLGNFFTIREVLAQYDAEVVRFFIARAHYRSPLNYSDTHIDDARNALTRLYTSLKDVSPDGAELDWNEAHAQRFRAAMNDDFNTPVAVSVLFELASEVNRTRDAALARQLRALARIIGLLGREPRAFLQQAAGSVSDGALEPAAIEAKIAARVAAKQAKDYAAADRIRAELLEAGVALEDKPGGLTEWRRV, encoded by the coding sequence ATGGAATCACTGCGCATCTACAACACGCTCGCGCGTGACAAGCAAACTTTCGTGCCGCTGCAAGAGGGCGTCGTACGGATGTACGTCTGCGGGATGACGGTGTATGACTATTGTCACATTGGTCATGCACGCGTGATGGTCGTGTTCGATATCGCGCAACGGTGGTTGCGCACGCTCGGTTACAAGGTGACCTACGTGCGCAACATTACCGATATCGACGACAAGATCATCCGCCGTGCCGTCGAAAACGGCGAGACGATCAAGTCGCTGACCGATCGCTTCATTGCCGCACTGCATGAAGATGCGGATGCGCTCGGCATCGAGCGTCCCGATCTCGAACCGCGCGCAACCGACTACATTCCGCAGATGCTCGACATGATCGGCAAGCTGGAGGCAAACGGCTACGCCTATCAGGCGAGTGATGGCGATGTGAATTACGCCGTGCGAAAATTTTCTGGCTACGGCAAGCTATCGGGCAAGTCGCTCGAAGATCTGCGCGCAGGCGAGCGTGTGGCGGCCAACGACGCGAAGCAGGATCCGCTCGATTTTGTCCTGTGGAAACAGGCCAAGCCGGAGGAGCCTGTGGACACGGGTTGGGACTCGAAGTACGGCCGCGGCCGTCCCGGGTGGCACATTGAATGCTCGGCGATGGGCTGCACGCTGCTCGGCGATCATTTCGATATTCATGGCGGCGGGCAGGATCTGCAGTTTCCGCACCATGAGAACGAAATCGCGCAAAGCGAAGGCGCGACAGGTCAAACGTTTGTGAATTACTGGATGCACAACGGGTACGTTCAGATCGACAATGAGAAGATGTCGAAGTCGCTCGGCAACTTCTTCACGATCCGAGAAGTGCTCGCGCAGTACGATGCCGAGGTGGTGCGTTTTTTCATTGCGCGGGCGCACTACCGTTCGCCGCTGAACTACAGCGACACGCATATCGACGACGCGCGCAACGCCCTCACGCGTTTGTACACGTCGCTGAAAGACGTGAGCCCGGACGGCGCCGAACTCGACTGGAACGAGGCGCATGCGCAACGTTTCAGGGCGGCGATGAACGACGACTTCAACACGCCGGTTGCAGTGTCGGTGCTGTTTGAGCTGGCAAGTGAGGTAAACCGCACGCGCGACGCCGCGCTGGCCCGACAACTGCGTGCGCTTGCGCGCATCATCGGACTGCTGGGCCGTGAGCCGCGTGCATTCCTGCAGCAGGCTGCGGGTAGCGTGAGTGATGGCGCGCTCGAGCCCGCCGCGATCGAAGCGAAGATCGCAGCGCGCGTGGCCGCCAAGCAGGCGAAGGACTATGCGGCAGCAGACCGGATTCGGGCCGAATTGCTCGAGGCTGGCGTTGCACTTGAAGACAAACCCGGCGGGTTGACCGAGTGGCGGCGCGTGTGA
- a CDS encoding DNA-3-methyladenine glycosylase family protein yields the protein MATATKTPSKRAASKTGAAAAVKSTRARNGSAIKAVPAAAKVAAKAGSAAKNTPVKRALNGASAHAPKLARGAKASRTTRVKNHAGNGAVPAELAGDVQELARDTLHEGEVVRKTRALDDAEVAVPVQVGGLTPEVTRPDYWDKACADLVKRDRILKKLIPKFGPVHLLSRGDPFVTLARSVVGQQISVASAQAAWHRVESACPKLVPQQFIKLGQDKLMACGLSRRKAEYILDLAEHFVSGALHVGKWTTMEDEAVIAELTQIRGIGRWTAEMFLIFNLSRPDVLPLDDLGLIRAISVNYFSGEPVTRSEAREVAANWEPWRTVATWYMWRSLDPLPVDY from the coding sequence ATGGCAACGGCCACGAAGACGCCGTCTAAACGGGCTGCGTCTAAAACAGGCGCGGCAGCTGCAGTGAAATCGACTCGCGCGCGTAACGGCAGCGCGATCAAAGCGGTGCCCGCCGCGGCGAAGGTCGCCGCCAAGGCAGGTAGCGCCGCGAAGAACACCCCGGTGAAGCGCGCGCTCAACGGTGCGTCAGCGCATGCGCCGAAGCTCGCGAGAGGCGCAAAAGCATCGCGCACAACACGCGTGAAAAATCATGCTGGCAATGGCGCCGTGCCGGCAGAACTCGCCGGCGACGTACAGGAACTCGCGCGCGACACGCTGCATGAAGGTGAAGTCGTGCGCAAAACGCGTGCATTGGACGACGCGGAAGTCGCCGTGCCGGTGCAGGTTGGCGGTCTCACGCCGGAAGTCACACGCCCCGACTACTGGGACAAGGCGTGTGCGGATCTCGTCAAGCGCGATCGCATTCTCAAGAAACTGATTCCGAAGTTCGGCCCGGTGCATCTGTTGAGCCGCGGCGATCCGTTCGTGACGCTCGCGCGCTCGGTGGTGGGGCAGCAGATTTCGGTGGCTTCGGCGCAGGCGGCGTGGCATCGCGTCGAAAGTGCGTGTCCGAAGCTCGTGCCGCAGCAGTTCATCAAGCTGGGGCAGGACAAGCTGATGGCGTGCGGCCTGTCCAGGCGCAAGGCGGAATACATTCTCGATCTGGCCGAGCACTTCGTTTCGGGCGCCTTGCACGTCGGCAAGTGGACCACGATGGAAGACGAGGCGGTGATCGCCGAGCTCACGCAGATCCGCGGTATCGGCCGCTGGACCGCGGAGATGTTCCTGATCTTCAATCTCTCGCGTCCGGACGTCCTGCCTCTGGACGATCTCGGCCTGATCCGCGCCATCAGCGTCAATTACTTCAGTGGCGAACCCGTCACGCGCAGCGAGGCGCGCGAGGTTGCTGCGAATTGGGAGCCGTGGCGCACAGTCGCTACTTGGTATATGTGGCGTAGTCTTGATCCATTGCCGGTCGACTATTAA
- a CDS encoding acetyl-CoA carboxylase carboxyltransferase subunit alpha, with product MKTTFLDFEQPIAELEAKIEELRFVQDDSAVDISEEIDRLSKKSQQLTKDLYANLSPWQVSQIARHPQRPYTFDYVSELFTDFHELHGDRAFADDLAIVGGFARFNGQACMVIGHQKGRDTKERSLRNFGMPRPEGYRKAERLMRLAEKFGLPLFTFIDTPGAYPGIGAEERGQSEAIGRNLYVMAELKTPIIATIIGEGGSGGALAIAVGDSVLMLQFSTYSVISPEGCASILWKSAAKAPEAAEALGLTAHRLKALGLIDKIVNEPLGGAHRDPKGMAAMLRRALADSLRQFQGMSVPDLRQRRFERLMAYGKFKETTPGA from the coding sequence ATGAAGACCACTTTTCTGGATTTCGAGCAGCCGATCGCTGAACTCGAAGCGAAGATCGAAGAATTGCGCTTCGTGCAGGACGATTCGGCCGTCGATATTTCGGAAGAAATCGATCGGCTCTCCAAGAAGAGTCAGCAGCTCACCAAAGATCTGTACGCAAACCTGAGCCCGTGGCAGGTTTCGCAAATTGCCCGTCATCCGCAGCGTCCCTACACGTTCGACTATGTGAGCGAACTGTTCACCGATTTTCACGAACTGCATGGCGACCGCGCGTTTGCGGACGATCTGGCTATTGTCGGCGGTTTTGCGCGCTTCAACGGCCAGGCTTGCATGGTGATCGGCCACCAGAAGGGTCGCGATACCAAGGAACGCTCGCTGCGTAACTTCGGCATGCCGCGTCCGGAAGGCTATCGCAAGGCCGAACGCCTGATGCGCCTCGCCGAAAAATTTGGTCTACCGCTCTTCACGTTTATCGATACACCGGGTGCTTATCCTGGCATCGGCGCGGAAGAGCGCGGCCAGTCGGAAGCCATCGGCCGTAACCTGTATGTGATGGCCGAGCTGAAAACGCCGATCATCGCGACGATCATCGGTGAAGGCGGTTCGGGCGGTGCGCTTGCCATCGCGGTGGGCGACAGTGTGCTGATGCTGCAATTCTCGACCTATTCGGTGATCTCGCCGGAAGGCTGTGCCTCCATTCTCTGGAAGAGCGCGGCGAAGGCGCCGGAAGCGGCCGAAGCCCTGGGCCTCACGGCGCATCGTCTGAAGGCACTTGGCCTGATCGACAAGATCGTCAACGAGCCGCTCGGCGGCGCGCATCGCGATCCGAAGGGCATGGCTGCCATGCTGCGCCGCGCGCTGGCCGATTCGCTGCGTCAGTTCCAGGGCATGAGCGTTCCGGACCTCCGTCAACGCCGGTTCGAACGGCTGATGGCGTACGGCAAGTTCAAGGAAACGACGCCCGGCGCATAA
- the tilS gene encoding tRNA lysidine(34) synthetase TilS, with amino-acid sequence MTDTADSPADRLVLEAVGAALSAQPARPALAEGARVAVAFSGGIDSSVLLDAVARVAGPSRCVALHVHHGLSPHADQWLAHCEAFARERGIAFAAAHVKVAHESGVSVEAAARDARYRALDALCAQHGVTTLWLAQHADDQAETVLLQLLRGAGLAGLAAMAPEYLPAGATVTRVRPLLHLLRAQLEQYAVARTLAWVDDESNADTRYARNALRHDVLPELAVHFPGYRDALARTAAHAASSQRLLDRLARIDMEAASCDGDRALSRDAVLTLDDDRALNLLRFWMRSLGLPAASTARLSDALRQLREVGEAHSLRVDHAGQALRSYRGQIYWEAGDSAEPADETALVARAVSQFAWQGESIWRLPQWRGTFVFAEANAEDPGAVPVALLRTAPLSARSRSGGERMRNNAQGPSRTLKNLFQEQGVPAWKRDVPLLYAGDVLLFVPLLGVNHAALPAKADAADALAGAPADDAAFARGPYVRIDWREDLLIA; translated from the coding sequence GTGACCGATACCGCTGACTCTCCCGCCGACCGCCTCGTACTCGAGGCGGTCGGCGCGGCGCTTTCCGCGCAGCCTGCACGACCTGCGCTGGCTGAAGGCGCGCGCGTTGCGGTGGCGTTTAGCGGCGGTATCGACTCCAGTGTGTTGCTCGACGCCGTGGCTCGCGTCGCGGGACCGTCGCGCTGTGTCGCGTTGCATGTTCACCACGGCCTTAGTCCGCACGCAGATCAGTGGCTTGCGCATTGCGAGGCATTCGCGCGTGAGCGTGGCATCGCGTTCGCGGCAGCGCATGTCAAAGTCGCGCATGAATCCGGTGTGAGCGTCGAGGCGGCCGCGCGTGATGCGCGGTATCGTGCGCTCGATGCGCTATGCGCGCAGCACGGCGTGACGACGCTGTGGCTCGCCCAGCACGCCGACGATCAGGCCGAAACGGTATTGCTGCAGTTGCTGCGTGGCGCCGGGCTGGCGGGCCTCGCGGCGATGGCGCCTGAATACCTGCCCGCGGGCGCCACGGTGACCCGCGTGCGACCGCTTCTGCATCTGTTGCGCGCGCAACTTGAGCAGTACGCGGTGGCGAGAACGCTCGCGTGGGTCGATGACGAATCGAATGCCGACACTCGCTATGCGCGCAATGCGCTGCGTCATGATGTGTTGCCCGAACTGGCCGTCCACTTTCCCGGTTATCGCGATGCGTTGGCGCGCACGGCGGCCCACGCGGCATCCTCACAGCGTCTGCTGGACCGACTGGCTCGTATCGACATGGAAGCGGCTTCGTGCGACGGCGACCGCGCGCTGTCACGCGACGCCGTGCTCACACTCGACGACGACCGCGCGCTTAACCTGCTGCGTTTCTGGATGCGTTCACTTGGCTTGCCGGCCGCGTCGACGGCGCGTCTGTCCGACGCGCTGCGGCAACTGCGCGAGGTCGGCGAGGCGCATAGCTTGCGCGTCGATCACGCCGGCCAGGCGCTGCGCAGCTATCGCGGGCAGATTTACTGGGAAGCAGGCGATAGTGCTGAGCCCGCCGACGAAACAGCGCTTGTGGCGCGCGCGGTCAGCCAATTTGCCTGGCAGGGCGAATCGATCTGGCGTCTGCCGCAATGGCGCGGCACCTTCGTGTTTGCCGAGGCGAATGCTGAAGATCCTGGCGCCGTGCCCGTCGCGCTTCTGCGTACGGCGCCGTTGTCCGCGCGCTCGCGCAGCGGCGGCGAGCGCATGCGCAACAACGCGCAGGGCCCGAGCCGTACGCTCAAGAATCTGTTCCAGGAGCAGGGCGTGCCGGCATGGAAGCGGGACGTGCCGTTGCTGTACGCGGGAGACGTGCTGCTGTTCGTACCGCTGCTCGGTGTCAACCACGCGGCTTTACCAGCGAAGGCCGATGCCGCTGACGCCCTTGCTGGCGCGCCCGCGGACGACGCTGCGTTTGCCCGCGGCCCGTACGTGCGGATCGACTGGCGCGAGGATCTGCTGATCGCCTGA
- a CDS encoding aspartate kinase, with protein MALIVHKYGGTSMGSVERIKNVAKRVAKWHKAGHKMVVVPSAMSGETNRLLGLAKDISAQPSPRELDLIAATGEQVSSGLLAIALQEAGVDAVSYAGWQVPIKTDSAFTKARISEIDGERVMRDLEAGKVVVITGFQGVDPDGHITTLGRGGSDTSAVAVAAALKADECLIYTDVDGVYTTDPRVVEEARRLDRVTFEEMLEMASLGSKVLQIRSVEFAGKYQVKTRVLSSLTDPLIPLEGEMTSGTLITFEEDETMEKAVISGIAFQRDEARIAVMGVPDKPGIAYQILGPVADANIDVDMIIQNQSVEGKTAFTFTVGRGDYQRAMEILTGQVKDHVKAEQVLGDPKVSKVSVVGVGMRSHVGIASTMFRTLSEEGINIQMISTSEIKISVLIDEKYMELAVRALHKAFELDQA; from the coding sequence ATGGCACTCATCGTACATAAATACGGCGGTACTTCGATGGGCTCGGTCGAGCGCATCAAGAACGTCGCGAAGCGCGTCGCGAAATGGCACAAGGCGGGCCACAAGATGGTCGTGGTGCCCTCGGCGATGTCCGGCGAAACGAACCGCTTGCTCGGTCTCGCGAAAGACATTTCGGCCCAGCCGAGCCCACGCGAGCTAGACCTGATTGCCGCCACCGGCGAGCAGGTCAGCTCGGGGCTGCTCGCCATTGCGCTGCAGGAAGCGGGCGTCGACGCGGTCAGCTACGCCGGTTGGCAAGTGCCGATCAAAACCGACAGCGCATTCACCAAGGCACGCATTAGCGAAATCGACGGCGAGCGCGTGATGCGCGATCTCGAAGCGGGCAAAGTGGTGGTGATCACGGGCTTCCAGGGCGTCGACCCGGACGGGCATATCACCACGCTCGGCCGCGGCGGTTCGGACACATCGGCGGTGGCTGTTGCTGCTGCGCTGAAGGCAGATGAATGCCTGATCTATACGGACGTGGACGGTGTCTACACCACCGACCCGCGCGTGGTGGAAGAAGCGCGCCGGCTCGATCGCGTGACGTTTGAAGAAATGCTGGAGATGGCGAGCCTGGGTTCGAAGGTGTTGCAGATCCGCTCGGTGGAATTCGCCGGCAAATATCAGGTGAAGACGCGCGTATTGTCGAGCCTGACTGATCCGCTGATCCCGCTCGAAGGTGAAATGACTTCGGGCACCCTGATTACTTTTGAAGAAGACGAGACCATGGAAAAAGCAGTCATCTCGGGCATCGCGTTTCAGCGCGACGAAGCACGTATCGCCGTGATGGGTGTACCCGACAAGCCCGGCATCGCTTACCAGATCCTCGGACCGGTGGCGGACGCGAATATCGACGTCGACATGATCATCCAGAACCAGAGCGTCGAGGGCAAAACGGCCTTTACGTTCACGGTGGGCCGCGGCGATTATCAGCGCGCCATGGAGATCCTCACGGGTCAGGTGAAGGACCATGTGAAGGCCGAACAGGTGCTGGGCGATCCGAAGGTGTCGAAGGTTTCGGTGGTCGGAGTCGGGATGCGTTCGCATGTGGGTATCGCGAGCACGATGTTCCGCACGCTGTCGGAAGAGGGCATCAACATTCAGATGATCTCCACCTCCGAAATCAAGATCTCGGTGCTGATCGACGAGAAGTATATGGAGCTCGCCGTGCGCGCGCTGCATAAGGCGTTCGAGCTGGATCAGGCGTAA
- the fabI gene encoding enoyl-ACP reductase FabI, with protein sequence MGFLAGKRILLTGLLSNRSIAYGIAQACKREGAELAFTYVGDRFKDRITEFATEFGSDLVFPCDVGDDAQIEALFTSLKERWDSLDGLVHSIGFAPREAIAGDFLDGMTRENFRIAHDISAYSFPALAKAALPMLSKDSALLTLTYLGAERAIPNYNTMGLAKASLEASVRYLAVSLGAKGVRVNGISAGPIKTLAASGIKGFGKILDFVEDNAPLKRNVTIEQVGNSAAFLLSDLAAGVTAEVLHVDSGFNAVVGGMAAIAE encoded by the coding sequence ATGGGCTTCCTCGCTGGTAAACGAATCTTGCTGACCGGCTTGCTGTCGAACCGTTCGATCGCATACGGCATTGCACAGGCCTGCAAGCGCGAAGGCGCAGAACTGGCGTTCACGTATGTCGGCGACCGCTTCAAGGACCGCATCACCGAGTTCGCAACCGAATTCGGCAGCGACCTGGTGTTTCCTTGCGACGTGGGTGACGACGCGCAGATCGAAGCGCTCTTTACTTCGCTGAAGGAACGCTGGGATAGTCTCGACGGCCTCGTCCACTCCATCGGCTTTGCGCCGCGTGAAGCGATCGCCGGCGACTTCCTCGACGGCATGACGCGCGAAAACTTCCGCATTGCGCACGACATTTCCGCCTACAGTTTCCCGGCGCTCGCCAAAGCAGCGCTGCCGATGCTGTCGAAAGATTCCGCCTTGCTGACCTTGACGTACCTCGGCGCCGAACGCGCGATTCCGAACTACAACACGATGGGTCTCGCCAAGGCTTCGCTCGAAGCGAGCGTGCGTTACCTGGCGGTTTCGCTCGGCGCCAAGGGTGTTCGCGTCAACGGCATTTCCGCCGGTCCGATCAAGACGCTGGCGGCAAGCGGCATCAAGGGCTTCGGCAAGATTCTCGATTTCGTCGAAGACAATGCGCCGCTCAAGCGCAATGTGACGATCGAACAGGTCGGCAATTCTGCCGCGTTCCTGTTGTCGGACCTGGCGGCCGGGGTGACGGCAGAAGTGCTGCACGTCGACAGCGGCTTTAACGCGGTGGTTGGCGGCATGGCTGCTATCGCCGAATAA